The nucleotide sequence GGGTCGGCAGCACGGCCGGCTCGTTTTCGGAGCCGTCGTAGTTGGGGACGAAGTCGACCGTGTCCTTGTCAATGTCGGCCAGCAGCTCGTGCGCCAGCTTCGACATGCGCACTTCGGTGTAGCGCATGGCCGCCGGTGCATCACCATCGATGCTGCCGAAGTTACCCTGCCCGTCCACCAGCACGTAGCGCATCGAGAATGGCTGCGCCATGCGGACGATGGCGTCGTACACCGACGAATCGCCGTGGGGATGGTATTTACCGATGACATCCCCGACCACACGCGCCGATTTCTTGTAGGGCTTGTTGAAATCGTTGCCCAGTTCCTTCATCGCGAACAACACGCGGCGGTGCACCGGCTTGAGGCCATCGCGGGCATCGGGCAAGGCCCGGCCGACGATCACGCTCATCGCATAGTCGAGATAGGACCGCCGCATCTCGTCTTCGAGATTGACCGACAGCACCTCCTTCGCAAACTCACTCATTCTGGCGCCCCAATCGAAGTACCCCCCGCTCCGGGCGGGGGGTCGCTGGCTTGTGATTTTTGATCACAAATTCTAGCACGTTCAGGTGCTTGGCAGGACGCTCACGCCATCATCGCCCGGACCTTGGTGGCATCAGGATCGCGGATGACCCCGCGCTCCGACACCAGCGCATCGACCCGCGTGGCGGGGGTGATGTCGAACACCGGATTGAAGGCCGCGACACCCGCTGGCGCCACCTGCTGACCCCGGTAGGCCGTCAACTCCTCGGCCCCGCGCTGCTCGATCGGAATGGCACTGCCGTCGGCCGTTTCGAGGTCGAAGGTGCCGCTGGGGGCCACCACCATCACGCGCGCGCCGAAGGCCCGCGCGACGATCGCCAGGGTATGGGTGCCGATCTTGTTGGCGGTGTCGCCATTGGCCGCAATGCGGTCGGCGCCGACAATCAACCAGTCGATCCGCTCGGTGCGCATCAATTCAGCCACCGCCGCGTCGGCAATCAGACGACTGGGAATGCCTTCCCGCTGCAGTTCCCAGGCGGTCAGGCGGGCACCCTGCATCCACGGCCGGGTCTCGGTGTTGTAGACACCGGCCAGGCGACCGTCGGCCCAGGCGGTGCGGATCACCCCCAAAGCGGTGCCATGACCGGCCGTCGCCAGGGCGCCGGTATTGCAATGGGTCAGTACCCGACTGCCGGCCTCGATCAGGTCAGCGCCGAACCGCGCCATCGTCAGGTTCTGCTGCAGATCCTCGTCGAAGATGGCCTGTGCCTCGGCGACCAGTACCGCCGCATCGGCCGTGCCCAGCGCCATCAGCCGTGCCAGTGCCCAGCGCAGGTTGACAGCGGTCGGACGCGCGGCGTTGAGGCGCTGTGCCGCTGCGGCCAGCGGCTCGCTGGCGCGCGCGGCCAGCACCAGACCGAAGGCGGCGGCAATCCCGATGGCCGGCGCGCCGCGCACCGCCATGCCGTGGATCGCGGCAGCGACATCATCGGCATTGCGGCACTGCAGCCAGATCTCCGATTGCGGCAGCTGGCGTTGATCGAGTACCTGCAGGTGATCACCCTGCCAGCGCAGGGGTTGTACGAGGTTCGGTGAAGGCGCGCTCACGCTGAAGGGGCTCCGCTACACTGGGTGAAACACATTGTAGGACGCCCTTCGTGCAAGAGATTGACCTGCTGGTCACGCCGCGCCATCTGGTGCCGGTCGAACCGGCCAACCTGGTGGTCGAGCAAGCCGCCATCGCCATTGACCAAGGCCGCATTGTCGCCATCCTGCCGCGCTCCGAGGCCGCCACCGCCTATGCACCGCGCGAGCATCTGGATCTACCCGACCATGTGGTATTGCCGGGGCTGGTGAATGCCCACACCCATGCCGCCATGAGCCTGCTGCGCGGGCTGGCTGACGATCTGCCGCTGATGGACTGGCTGCAGCAGCACATCTGGCCGGCCGAGGGCGCCCACGTCTCGCGCCAGTTCTGCACCGACGGGGTGCAGTTGGCCATGGCCGAGATGATCCGCAGCGGCACCACCTGCTTCAACGACATGTACTTCTTCCCGGACGTGACTGCCGCCGAGGTC is from Flagellatimonas centrodinii and encodes:
- the mtnA gene encoding S-methyl-5-thioribose-1-phosphate isomerase, translated to MSAPSPNLVQPLRWQGDHLQVLDQRQLPQSEIWLQCRNADDVAAAIHGMAVRGAPAIGIAAAFGLVLAARASEPLAAAAQRLNAARPTAVNLRWALARLMALGTADAAVLVAEAQAIFDEDLQQNLTMARFGADLIEAGSRVLTHCNTGALATAGHGTALGVIRTAWADGRLAGVYNTETRPWMQGARLTAWELQREGIPSRLIADAAVAELMRTERIDWLIVGADRIAANGDTANKIGTHTLAIVARAFGARVMVVAPSGTFDLETADGSAIPIEQRGAEELTAYRGQQVAPAGVAAFNPVFDITPATRVDALVSERGVIRDPDATKVRAMMA